The window TGTCAAGTACCCATTGGCGTTAATACAATCCTGGAGGGTGAGCAACTCACTTTAACCGGTATCGTCGCCAGTGTGGATGGACAAAAGCTAGTGAAAGATACCGTAAGCGGCAATGCCACTGAAGCAGAACAGATAGGGAATGAACTTGCTCAGCGGATGCGTCAACAAGGAGCACAGGAGATTTTACAAGAAATCTTTGCTCAAATTCAGCGAGGTTAGGGCGTTAGACGGCTGGCAACAAGACTTGAAGAATCCCTCTTGATGATTGATCGGAGGGATTCTGTTTGTTCTGCGGCTATCCTGAGCCAGGATGTTAGCACTCTCAGGACTTACGCAACTGGCTACGCTTATATATTTGGAATCTAGAAGTTACTGTAGAGGCACGGCGACAGTAAGAGTTTGGATTAAACAATACTAAGGAAAATGCCGTGCCCCTAAACACCCTAAGGCGATGACGTATAAAAACCTACTCCGCCGTTGCCAATTCAGTACTACCGCGAGTGCGACGGCGAGTTATGGAATTGTACAACATGCGACCGATCGCATCAATTAAATTCCCTTCCAATTCTTGGTACATTTTCCCATTCATGGCAAAAGCCGCGTTGGCTTCATCCACAATCCGCTCACAACCCGCCTCATCAATGGGCAGTTCATCCAAGGTTTGACGATAGTCAGCTTTGAATGCCTTCGCGTCAGGAATATCGGCAAACTCATAGAAAGCCACACCCTTTCCATCCGGCAAGTTCATCGCGGTTTGAGCAATACCTTTGAAAATTTGTCCGCCGGATAAATCCCCCAGATAACGGGTGTAGGAGTGGGCAACTAACAGTTCCGGTGCTGTTTGGGAGAGTTCTCGGATGCGTTCTACATAGGCTTTCCCAGCTGGAGAAAGTTGAATTTGCTCCCGCCAGTTTGCCCCATAATAGTAAGCCAAGTCTTGCTCTAGAGACTGCTTGCGGTGAAGTTGGGGAAAGTGAATTTGGGAGACAATCGGATGGTTGCGGCGCTTCTCCATCTCCTCTTCCATCGCGGAATAGACGAAGTAGAAATTAGCCAGCAGCTTCCGGTAGGAATTTTTCTCCACCACTCCTTTTAAAAAGCACTTCACAAAACCGACATTTTCGGCAAACGTATGGGCTTTTTTCGTGCCGACACGCAGTTTAGTGGCTAAATTGCTGCTCATGCCAAAGTTCTCAACGTTTGTTTATGAGAACTATCATAGGAAGGGTTCCCAATCGAGCCTAGTCCCCAAATGGGTACAGTTGTAATTACTTAATGGCACGCTCTCTACATCCTCTATTTGATGCGATCGCAAGTGCTCGGAATGAGCAGGAACTCCAACTCGCTATCATGGATACAGTGGGTAAACATTTTGGCGTACAGCGATCAGGTATTTATCTCCTCAATGACCCCTCTCGCTTGACTGAAATTAATGTCCAGAGTATCCCTGAAGCTTGTGTCGCCCATAATCCCGTCTTGGGCTACGTGGTTGAACGTCATGTTCCCGCCCATGAGGGCTTAGTCTTACCCCCAGGAGACTGGAAGCAGCTTTGTCCGCGTCATGACCATGAACATGTGATGACAGGCCCGATTGTCAGTGGGGGGCGTCTGGTGGGAACGGTTAACTTTACCCGCATG of the Allocoleopsis franciscana PCC 7113 genome contains:
- a CDS encoding biliverdin-producing heme oxygenase — its product is MSSNLATKLRVGTKKAHTFAENVGFVKCFLKGVVEKNSYRKLLANFYFVYSAMEEEMEKRRNHPIVSQIHFPQLHRKQSLEQDLAYYYGANWREQIQLSPAGKAYVERIRELSQTAPELLVAHSYTRYLGDLSGGQIFKGIAQTAMNLPDGKGVAFYEFADIPDAKAFKADYRQTLDELPIDEAGCERIVDEANAAFAMNGKMYQELEGNLIDAIGRMLYNSITRRRTRGSTELATAE
- a CDS encoding LuxR C-terminal-related transcriptional regulator; this translates as MARSLHPLFDAIASARNEQELQLAIMDTVGKHFGVQRSGIYLLNDPSRLTEINVQSIPEACVAHNPVLGYVVERHVPAHEGLVLPPGDWKQLCPRHDHEHVMTGPIVSGGRLVGTVNFTRMSGTPAFDTHDIADLSALCLHLSAKFATLQTQPTRLTSPLASRLTPRELEIAELVAQGLTNVEIGAALWIQPNSVKQALKRMFRKLEVSTRAQLVAQLQSVLASRPVL